A window of the Henckelia pumila isolate YLH828 chromosome 3, ASM3356847v2, whole genome shotgun sequence genome harbors these coding sequences:
- the LOC140887823 gene encoding probable NAD(P)H dehydrogenase (quinone) FQR1-like 1, with protein MGKGGGCVPSKKKLPNPTTTAAASDDDSLPESTQPPATNHVIGNESTTSTISDPTRNLKLFIVFYSMYGHVEGLARRMKRGVEMTPGVDAVLYRVPETLPEEVLSKMQAPPKDDSIPVIGSPDELATADGFLFGFPTRYGFMAAQMKAFFDSTGQLWREQKLAGKPAGFFVSTGTQGGGQETTAWTAITQLAHHGMLFIPIGYTFGGGMFKMDSIRGGTPYGAGVYAGDGTREPSETELAIAEHQGKYMADIVKRIAQS; from the exons ATGGGAAAGGGTGGAGGCTGTGTTCCCAGCAAGAAAAAGCTTCCAAATCCCACAACCACAGCCGCCGCCTCCGATGATGATAGCCTCCCGGAATCCACTCAGCCGCCGGCCACAAACCACGTCATCGGCAACGAATCCACCACCTCCACCATTTCAGATCCCACGCGGAATCTTAAGCTTTTCATAGTTTTCTACTCCATGTATGGCCACGTTGAGGGCCTTGCCCGGCGGATGAAACGAGGGGTTGAGATGACTCCCGGCGTAGATGCTGTGCTCTACCGTGTGCCCGAGACGCTGCCTGAAGAAGTACTTAGCAAAATGCAGGCTCCGCCGAAAGACGATTCGATCCCTGTGATCGGGTCTCCCGATGAATTGGCGACAGCTGATGGGTTCTTATTCGGATTTCCGACGAGGTACGGGTTCATGGCTGCGCAAATGAAGGCTTTCTTTGATTCTACAGGACAGTTGTGGAGAGAGCAGAAGCTCGCTGGCAAGCCTGCTGGCTTCTTCGTCAGCACCGGAACTCAAGGTGGAGGCCAAGAGACTACTGC GTGGACAGCAATTACACAATTAGCTCATCATGGGATGCTGTTTATTCCCATTGGATACACTTTTGGAGGTGGTATGTTCAAAATGGATTCCATCAGAGGAGGTACTCCATATGGTGCTGGAGTCTATGCAGGTGATGGCACGAGGGAACCCAGTGAAACAGAACTGGCCATTGCTGAACATCAAGGCAAATACATGGCTGATATTGTTAAGCGGATTGCTCAGAGTTAA
- the LOC140893244 gene encoding uncharacterized protein, which translates to MSKTMEKSLYGSRRHDEVDFDLKEWGLKARISRENTNSRRFSASNLSSFREDIATSFRSNMTISSTTSSPGYTSREEIDPSTYSFTTALKALQAKTIYTWEYLSPDEGYTLNSKWSEAEKYISNPLSGRVPLECLSAKTLSGRSFRSLTSRITMSAPLIYPTMNLQQPHYSNSIEKKISVQERLKTITTRDIGTQSTPVDVRSRSPSPIPTPSIEERSIKKGENESGDSSVSSGKLASDKEVEVQKPREDDELTQRNEGEEDRSKARKKASTCSCLMISLIKRKRRRANRITKLTKNTTPLHHIKA; encoded by the exons ATGTCAAAAACCATGGAGAAATCCCTCTACGGTTCAAGAAGACACGACGAGGTCGATTTCGACTTGAAAGAATGGGGCCTCAAGGCTCGAATCAGCCGCGAAAACACGAATTCGAGGAGATTTTCGGCATCAAATCTAAGTAGTTTCAGAGAAGACATCGCAACATCTTTCAGATCAAACATGACCATTTCCAGCACCACCTCTTCTCCAGGATACACATCACGAG AAGAAATTGACCCTTCCACTTACTCATTCACCACGGCCTTGAAAG CATTACAGGCAAAAACAATCTACACATGGGAATACCTTTCACCAGATGAAGGCTACACTCTCAACTCCAAATGGAGTGAAGCTGAGAAATACATTTCCAACCCTTTATCAGGAAGAGTTCCATTGGAATGTTTGTCTGCAAAAACATTGAGTGGAAGGTCTTTTCGTAGCTTAACGAGTCGAATCACCATGTCCGCTCCATTGATATATCCTACCATGAATTTGCAGCAGCCTCACTACTCCAACTCCATTGAAAAGAAAATCAGTGTTCAAG AGAGGTTGAAAACAATAACAACTAGAGACATCGGGACCCAAAGCACGCCGGTTGATGTTAGATCGAGAAGCCCGAGTCCGATTCCCACTCCTTCCATTGAAGAAAGATCGATAAAGAAAGGTGAAAATGAGAGTGGAGACTCGTCTGTTTCCAGTGGGAAACTTGCATCGGACAAGGAG GTAGAAGTGCAAAAACCGAGGGAGGATGATGAATTGACACAAAGAAACGAAGGAGAAGAAGATAGGAGTAAAGCAAGAAAGAAAGCGAGTACGTGCAGTTGCCTCATGATCTCTTTAATCAAGAGAAAGAGAAGAAGAGCAAACAGAATTACCAAACTCACAAAAAATACTACCCCTCTTCATCACATTAAAGCTTAA
- the LOC140893361 gene encoding membrane protein PM19L-like, whose protein sequence is MAAGNGGRRLMGPLLTVNMVVYLIVVGLAGWSLDKYIDGEQSHPHLGGNPSTIFLLIFALIAATTGLCSVFQGYMQARVWNSVGLASAATSAIISLGITALAFGLVCKQIIMGGHRGKRLQTLEAFIAISGISQLLYLLLLHAGIFNSRYGPTYQG, encoded by the exons ATGGCGGCCGGAAATGGCGGGAGAAGGTTGATGGGACCTCTGCTGACGGTGAATATGGTGGTGTATTTGATCGTCGTGGGGCTGGCTGGCTGGTCACTCGACAAATACATCGATGGAGAGCAGAGTCATCCCC ACCTGGGTGGGAATCCTTCCACCATTTTCCTCCTGATATTTGCTTTGATCGCTGCTACGACGGGGCTATGCTCGGTGTTTCAGGGATACATGCAGGCTCGTGTCTGGAACAGCGTCGGACTTGCAAGTGCTGCAACATCTGCAATCATCTCACTGGGGATTACTGCTCTTGCTTTCGG TCTTGTTTGCAAGCAAATCATAATGGGAGGACACAGGGGTAAACGCTTG CAAACACTGGAAGCGTTTATTGCGATATCGGGCATCAGCCAACTACTCTACCTGCTTCTTCTGCATGCTGGCATATTTAACAGCAGATACGGGCCGACTTACCAAGGTTAA